A stretch of Synergistaceae bacterium DNA encodes these proteins:
- the mnmG gene encoding tRNA uridine-5-carboxymethylaminomethyl(34) synthesis enzyme MnmG, translating to MEENIERNNNEYEIIVIGAGHAGCEAGLIASRMGKKTAMFCTDIESVAMMPCNPSIGGTGKGHLVREIDALGGEMGVNTDKTLIQSKMLNTSKGPAVHSLRVQSDKRCYHEEMLKTVKNQDNLDVIVSEVVDLLIEESNVEKDIENEEKTISRKKVIGIKTADGRKFHSKEVIICTGTFLGGKIFIGDEVTLSGPAGMKPANEFGENLKKMGFDVRRFKTGTPARMLSDTIDYSKMKEQKGDENIVPFSFLNEDKNFDIEQISCWLSYTNETTHKIILENIEKSAMYSGNIVGVGARYCPSIEDKVSRFKDRKRHQLFVEPEGRDTKWSYIQGMSSSLPLDIQHQFYASIPGLEHAEIIRPAYAIEYDCIDPTTLKPSLESKLFEGLFCAGQFNGSSGYEEAAAQGLIAGINAVRKLNKETPLILGRDQAYIGVLIDDLVTKGTNEPYRMMTSRSEYRLLLRQDNADRRLTELGYKYGSVNNDRYDRYQKKKKRVDKEIERLKRVKIDLKSLKRFLIKYECENKSNEISQEIIARRRRDIEEMNNQVLADILARPSIKYVDLSEIDNGMPSLSINEQAVVEVIIKYSGYIKKQKVEVEKLHNLERKKLNEKIDYNSIRGLRIEARQKLTKIKPLTIGQASRISGVSPADINVLLVYLEKKRIEK from the coding sequence ATGGAAGAAAATATAGAAAGAAATAATAATGAATACGAAATAATTGTTATAGGAGCAGGCCATGCAGGATGTGAGGCTGGTCTTATTGCATCTAGAATGGGTAAGAAAACTGCAATGTTTTGTACAGATATAGAATCCGTTGCAATGATGCCATGTAATCCTTCAATTGGAGGAACAGGTAAAGGGCACCTTGTAAGAGAAATTGATGCATTAGGCGGAGAGATGGGTGTTAATACTGACAAAACATTAATACAATCTAAGATGTTAAATACATCTAAGGGTCCTGCAGTCCACTCTCTAAGAGTTCAGTCAGACAAAAGATGCTATCATGAAGAAATGCTCAAGACAGTAAAAAATCAAGATAACCTTGATGTTATAGTTTCTGAAGTCGTTGATTTATTGATAGAAGAGAGTAATGTAGAAAAAGACATAGAAAATGAAGAAAAAACAATATCAAGAAAAAAAGTAATAGGGATAAAGACTGCTGATGGCAGGAAATTTCATTCGAAAGAAGTAATAATTTGCACCGGAACATTTCTTGGAGGAAAGATTTTTATTGGAGATGAAGTTACTTTATCAGGTCCTGCAGGGATGAAGCCTGCCAATGAATTTGGAGAAAATCTTAAGAAAATGGGATTTGATGTTAGGAGATTTAAGACAGGGACACCTGCAAGAATGCTAAGTGATACTATTGACTATAGTAAAATGAAAGAACAAAAAGGAGATGAAAATATAGTCCCTTTTAGTTTCTTGAATGAAGATAAAAATTTTGATATTGAACAGATTTCATGTTGGTTATCATATACGAATGAAACGACTCATAAAATAATACTTGAAAATATAGAAAAATCTGCTATGTATTCAGGGAATATAGTTGGAGTTGGAGCAAGATACTGTCCGTCAATTGAGGATAAAGTTTCTCGATTTAAAGACAGAAAAAGACATCAACTTTTTGTTGAACCTGAGGGAAGAGATACTAAATGGAGTTATATACAAGGCATGAGTTCGAGTCTTCCTTTAGATATTCAGCACCAATTTTATGCATCAATACCAGGTTTAGAACATGCGGAAATTATAAGACCTGCATATGCGATAGAATATGATTGTATTGACCCAACTACATTAAAGCCAAGCCTTGAAAGTAAGTTGTTCGAAGGTTTGTTCTGTGCAGGACAATTTAATGGAAGCTCAGGATATGAAGAGGCTGCAGCTCAAGGTCTTATTGCTGGAATAAATGCTGTAAGAAAATTAAATAAGGAAACTCCATTAATACTTGGCAGAGACCAAGCTTATATTGGGGTGTTAATAGATGACCTTGTAACTAAAGGAACTAATGAGCCTTACAGGATGATGACATCACGATCTGAATACCGGCTTCTATTAAGACAAGATAATGCTGACAGAAGGCTTACCGAATTAGGATATAAGTATGGATCGGTAAATAATGATAGGTATGATAGATACCAAAAGAAGAAAAAAAGAGTTGATAAAGAAATTGAAAGATTGAAGAGAGTAAAGATAGACTTAAAATCTCTAAAAAGATTTCTAATAAAATATGAGTGTGAAAATAAAAGTAATGAAATTAGTCAAGAAATTATAGCACGCCGAAGAAGAGATATAGAGGAAATGAACAATCAAGTACTTGCAGATATATTGGCAAGACCCAGCATAAAGTATGTTGACCTCTCTGAAATTGATAATGGAATGCCTTCATTGAGTATTAATGAACAAGCTGTTGTAGAGGTTATTATTAAGTATAGTGGATATATTAAGAAGCAAAAAGTTGAAGTTGAAAAACTTCACAATTTGGAAAGAAAAAAACTTAATGAAAAAATTGATTATAATTCAATAAGAGGGCTTCGGATAGAAGCAAGACAGAAACTAACAAAAATTAAACCTTTGACTATAGGGCAGGCAAGTAGAATTTCTGGTGTATCTCCGGCAGATATTAATGTGCTTCTTGTTTACTTAGAAAAAAAACGAATAGAAAAATAA
- the rsmG gene encoding 16S rRNA (guanine(527)-N(7))-methyltransferase RsmG, whose product MTIKLLTEKYGIDKVKDMLSYIDMILDRNKYINLTAVRNKEEAIEKHIVDSLIITDIPEYISSDNIIDVGTGAGFPGIPLAIASPEKNFVLLDSTLKRLKVIEEFAEELDIKNIRTVHERAEEIVRKEEYREQFDICVSRAVANLKKLSEWCLPFVKIGGSFIAYKGDNYVEEIEEAKKTIRKHGGKIEKIVRLPYNENSISGHVLIIIKKIK is encoded by the coding sequence ATGACAATAAAACTATTAACAGAAAAATATGGCATTGATAAAGTTAAAGATATGCTTTCATATATCGATATGATTCTTGATAGAAATAAGTATATAAATTTAACGGCTGTAAGAAATAAAGAAGAAGCAATAGAAAAACATATAGTGGACTCTCTTATTATTACAGATATTCCTGAGTATATTTCATCAGATAACATTATAGATGTAGGTACAGGTGCAGGGTTCCCGGGAATTCCTCTTGCAATAGCTAGTCCAGAGAAAAATTTTGTTCTTTTAGATTCTACATTAAAAAGACTTAAGGTTATTGAAGAATTTGCAGAAGAGTTAGATATAAAAAATATAAGAACCGTGCATGAAAGAGCCGAGGAAATAGTAAGAAAGGAAGAATATAGAGAGCAATTTGATATATGTGTTTCTCGTGCAGTAGCTAATCTTAAAAAACTTTCTGAATGGTGCTTGCCGTTTGTAAAAATAGGAGGCAGTTTTATTGCATATAAGGGAGATAATTACGTTGAAGAGATAGAAGAAGCAAAAAAAACCATTAGAAAGCATGGAGGAAAAATAGAAAAGATTGTTAGACTCCCATATAATGAAAATTCAATTTCTGGACATGTTTTGATAATTATCAAAAAAATCAAATAA